Below is a window of Spelaeicoccus albus DNA.
AACGGCCACCATGGCGAATGGCTTTCCCGAATAGAGGTAATCGGAAACGACACTGGACACGTCCGAGATCATTGCATCGGACATATTGGTCAGTTCAAAGACGTCATGGTCCGTCTCAGCCGCCGATCCATAGAGATGGTTGCGACCGGTTCGCGCCGCGTCCTCCTCCAAAATTGCGGTGATTTTCGCTATCGTTTCGACGTCGTCGGGGAATTGGTAGCTGAACGGATGCGGCCGGAAAATCACTGTGGCACCCCTGGCAAGCAGAGCGCGAATGATTCCCGGCGCGACCGGGAGCGAATAGAGCAAGGTCTCCTCGACGTGACCACGCCACGTCGGCGCATAGAACACGACTGGAGAATCGATCTCTTTGATCGGCGTGCTCGTGCGTTCCACCGACTCGAGCTGCGGACGCCCGACGATTTCAAATTTGTCATCGCCGATTAAGACGCCGTGCGCGCCGTACCGGCGAATTGCGGCCGGTCCGGCCGCAAAGATCTTGTCGTACATGGCGTGCAACGGATTGTAGGATGTTGGCTTGTCGGAGTCTCCATGGCCGAGGAATACATGGTTGAAATCCGGATATCGCACCATAGTACCGTTGCCCGACGACGCATTGACGTAAAACACCGCGTTAATGCTTCCGACGAGCACGCTTTCCAGATCTTTTACGCTGCGTCGCGTGACTACCGGAGCATCCGTCAATTCGGCGATCGCACGAGCGGGGCCTTCATTCCGACAGATGACGATAAAGCGGTGTCCGGTTCGTTCCAAGTACGGCAACCACATCATGACTTGATGCGGAGCGAGATCGGGCAACGCGTTGTAGATGACGAATTCGGGGTGGTAGTCGCGGACCGCGTCGGGCAGCTCACGTTTAAGACGCATGTCGGCCCGCACGGACGCTATCACCTTCGCGGCGATAACACCGTACGCGACATCCATTGCAGCGGCGGCGACAAGCCACCAGACGGGTGCCAGCCCGTACACCGAGGTAATCGCGCCAAACGCAATGATCGCCGCCGAGGCGGTAACGATGGGACGGTCGAGCTGCGGTGGCAAACCTGCCGCAGTGACTCCGGGCAGATGAGCTACGAAGACCCTTCTCTTCGCGGTCGCGCGGCCGAGTATGCTTTCCAACGCAATCGGTGTGGCCAATATCGCGCACGAAACGGCAGGCATCCAAAGATGAGCACTCGACCATCCTTGGTGAGCAAAACTCACGGCGACGGACGCTGCCAACAGCACTCTCACGGTTGCTCGATGCCCCAGTTTCGACCTGTTCCGCCAGAGCGTCAAGACATGGAGACCCAGCACAATGACAACGACGCCGACAAAAAACCCGGCGGACACCGACGTGAGGGGCAAATAGGCAGCCAGCAAGGCACCCAAGGCACCGCCGCAGTACGAAAGCGTCGACAGGATGGTCGAACGCGAAAATAGAGCCGCCGCGGATTGCGGCGGCTTTGCGGTGTGATCATTCGTCGCCATCGCAGGCTTTCATGTCGTCAATAGGAGTCTTGTCGATTGTAACGGCGGAACGACAGCGCTCGCTATCTGACACGGGTTCAGTTGCCGCCTGGGCCAACATCGTTGGCCCGGCATGCCGTCGCATCACACATTGGCCGCATGGTAGACATGAATTCATGAAAATCCCCCGCATCGGTGCCCTCGTACGCCAAATCCGACGTACCGTCAATTGGTTACTCGGCGGCTTCCTCCCCGCGCCGCTTTCGTCGAGAGCGCTACTCGCAACCGCAGGTGTCGCCGCAGTCGTACTGTTGGCGTGGGGGGACACGATCGCCGGTCTCGTCGTTGGGTTGGTGCTCTCCGCCGGCGTGTGGTTTTCGGAGGCTGTCGACGCAGTCGGCAAGTCGAACGATTCCATCGCTCGGCATTCGCCCCTGAGCATGTCGTACGCTGTCCTGCTTTGCCTGGGTTTTGGCGGCCTGTATGCTCAGCGAGCAAGCAGCGGTGCCTCGCTCGAATGGGTGTGCATGGGTCTACTTGGGCTCTGTGGCTGGCTCGTGAACGCTCAGCCACGATTTCTCGACGTCAAACAGATCGAGACAGCCCACGTACCCAATGTTCCGCGTCCGTCCGACCGTCCGAGGCTCAGCGTCCGTGGGCTCATTCGTGTGCTGTGGGTTTCGGTGGCTGTCGCCGGGATTTTAGCAGCTACCGAAGTGACACCACTGTGGGTTTGCATCCCGGTGCTGATCACCGTCGTGATTGTCGGCGCTAACCTATTCGGCGCTTGGCGCTATGCGTATTCACGGCGATATGGCGTGATTCGCGCCGTCAACGCGCTCAAGCCGGAGTTTGTGATCCCGACGGGCGGCGGAACACCCTTGCAGATCGAGATGTGGGAGCGGTACCTACGCACGCTCGGTAAACCCTACCTAATTCTCCCGACACGACCTATTGCGCTCAAACGTCTAGCTGCGACCATCGATGCACCGATCGTGCGCCCGGCCGGGCGAAGTATCAGCGAGGCACAAGCAGTGACGCCGTCCTCGGTCCGAGTGGCATTCTTCGTACAGAACTCGAGCGATAATGACCTGTTCATCGCCAACAAGCAATTGACAAGCGTCTGGCTGCACCACGGTGACAGCGATAAGCCAGTCACCTATACAAAGAGAAATAAAAAATATGATCATTTGTTCGTTGCAGGACAAGCAGCAATAGATCGATACAAAGATCACGGCGTGGACATACCCGACGACAAATTCCACATCATCGGACGGCCGCAGACGTCTACGATTAACCACGACACGACGAGAATTTCTAGCAAGGCCACGCCTCAAGTCCTTTACGCGCCGACCTGGCGTGGTGAGACTACTCGATTCTCTTCGTTGCCACGGGGGATGGAAATTGTTTCGGCGCTGCTAGAGCGAGGCGCAAGCGTCATATTTCGACCGCACCCGGCGAGCCAATATTATTGGTATCACCGAGAATTGGTGAGCGAAATCAACGCATTGCTGGAAGCCGATCATCTCAAAACAGGACGGAAACACATGTGGGGTGAAATCTCGGCGGCGAGCCAAATGCCGTTCGATCGTGCAGCGAATCTCAGCGACGCAATGGTTTCCGACGTCTCGGGAGTCGTAACGGACTATATGCAATCCGGTAAACCATATGCAATCGTCTCAAAAGACTTGCCGGCCGACCAGTTCCGCAGGGAATATCCGACCGCCCAGGCTGCGTACATCATTGATAATGATCCGGACACACTTTCCACAGCGTTGGATGAAATGCTGGGCGATGATCCACTTTCAGAATTTCGCGACAGTCGCCGACAATACTTCCTTGGCGAATACGAGGGTGTCAAAGCGGTGGAGCGATTCCTCGGCGAGTCGAGCAAGCTAATGATTTAACGTCTTCACGACGTTATCCCGACCCCTCCGCGTGTCCGACCAAGGGGTCGTCCTTGCGCACATCGATCACGTGACCGGTCTTCGACGCCAGCATGATGTCAAGCGACGCGTGCGCCACGGTCTCAGAGTCCAACAGTGACGCCGGGTCCTCGTCGCCGAATGCTTTAGTACGCATCGGTGTGCCGGTCCGTTCCGGGTTGATGCAGTTCACGCGCACTTTGTCCGCCGACCATTCGTCAGCGAGCGCCTGCGTCAGGTTGACTGTTGCGGCCTTCGCCGAGCTGTAAAGACTGTATCCGCTGCGCCCGCGCGTGTACGAGCTGGACGTAAACAGCAGTAGCGCGCCTTCAGATTCTTTGAGTTGCGGATAAAACGTCTGCGCCAACAGAACCGGGCCTATGTAATTGATCTCAGTGGCTTCGTAAATCGTGTCGTCACTTGTCTCGCTGAGTGCCCCCAAAGGCAAGACACCCGCCGTATTGACGACAAAATCGACCCGCCCAGTCTCCGCCAGAACCTCGTCACGCGCTTTGATGAGATCGTCACGCTTGTTGATATGCGTATTTGTCGACGATCGGGAAAAGCACTTCACCGTAGCGCCGTATTTTTCAGCCAAACGCGCAATATCGGCACCTATCCCGTAGGAGCCACCAAAGATCGCCATGGTCTTACCGGTCAAAGCATCACGGTAATCCTGCTCTGACCTATCGATTCCGTCGCCGGCACTCGTCAACTGAAAGAGCTTATCCGCAATGTAGATATCGATCGGCTCGGTGACTTTCATATTGCGGTCGTCCCCGAGCACTACAGCGACCGGCACATCCGGCGTATAACGCAATACGACGGTGCAGTCGTCGGTGGCGACGAAGCGCGGGTCCGCATTGGCCAATTCGTATGCTGCGCGAATTGCCGAGAGCTTGAACGCTTGCGGCGTCTGACCACGCCGAAGGTTAGCCCTGGGCGGCACATCTTTGATCACCGGATAATTCGGATCGACCTGATCGTCGACTTCGATGATCGTGTCAGCCGACGGAATAGCCACGTCCACGGCTTGACGGAATTCGAGCGCTTCAATCACATCACTGATAATTCTCGGCGAAAGCAGGGGCCGAACAGCGTCATGCAAAATGACGTTGCAGTCATCATCGCCGAGCGCAGCAAGAGCCGCTTGCGTCGTGTCATTCCGACTGGCCGCACCTTCGAGGATCTGCGAGACCTTGCCGAAGTCGTTCTTCCGCACGATCTCACGCACGTTATCCAAATACCCCGGAGTCATCATGACTATCACATCGTCGATCAACGGATGGTCATCGACAATCGCCAGCGTGTGCTCCATGATGGGGCGGCCGGCAATTTTGATGAGCTGCTTGGGAATGCTCAGCCCGACACGGTTGCCGACGCCACCTGCCAGGATGACAGCGACGTTACGAGTTTTTGCCACGAGATGAACTCCCTCGATGGTTCAGTAAGCGCGGATTGGCCTCCGTGCTCAGTAGCCGTGCTTCGGCGTACCGATCATCCCGGCTGCCACTGTGCGGTTCGTCGACTCGTCGACCAAGATGAACGATCCGGTCTCCGGGTTCTGCACGTACGGGTCGGTGAAGAACGGCTGGGTGGTGCGGAGCTTGACGCGCCCGATCTCGTTCAGTTTTAGTTCGTTGACGGACTCGTCCCGGTGTAGCGAATTGATATCGACGCGATACATGACGTCCTTCACGATGGCACGGGCCCAGCGCGTCGTCTGCTTGATGGCGTACTTGTGGCCCTCGTTCAACGGCTGCTTCTCGTCCATCCAGCAAATCCGCGCATCGATATCCTGCGTCGTTTCCGGCGTATTCTGCGGACGGCAAATCATGTCCCCGCGGCTGATGTCGATGTCGTCCTCGAGACGGACGGTCACCGACATCGGCGGATAGGCCTCGTCGAGTTCACCGTCGGCCGAATCGATTGCCTTGATCTTCGTCTCGAAACCGCTGGGCAGCACCAGAACGGGATCGCCGGGCTTCATCACTCCGCTAGAAACGGTTCCCGCGTACCCGCGGTAGTCCATTCCGTTAGAGGTTTGCGGGCGAATCACGTACTGCACCGGGAACCGCACGTCCTGCATGTTACGGTCGCTCGCCACGAAGAGTTGTTCGAGCTGACTCAGCAGCGGGGCCCCGTCGTACCACGGCATGTTCTCGCTGCTGTTGACGACGTTGTCGCCTTTCAGCGCCGACACCGGAACGAAGGTCAAATCTTGAATGTTCAGTCGCGTCGCGAAATCGGAAAAGTCGCGGCGGACCTTTTCGTACTCTTCTTCCGAATAGTCGACAAGGTCCATCTTGTTGACGCACACAACGATGTGCGGCACGCCAAGAAGCGTCGCCAAGAAGGCGTGGCGTCGGCTTTGCTCGCTGACTCCGTTACGCACGTCCACAATGATCAGCGCAGCATTGGCGGTCGACGCACCCGTGACCATATTGCGCGTGTACTGCACGTGGCCGGGAGTATCGGCGATAATGAACTTACGCTTGGGCGTCGCGAAATAACGGTAGGCCACATCAATGGTGATGCCTTGTTCGCGCTCCGCTTTCAAGCCGTCGGTCAACAGTGCCAAGTTGGTGTATTCGTCACCCCGGCGCCGGCTGACTCCCTCGACGGACTCCAACTGGTCGTTGAAAAGTGTTTTGGAGTCGAACAGCAGACGCCCGATCAGCGTGCTTTTGCCGTCGTCGACGGAACCGGCTGTGGCAAATCGAAGTAGATCAGACATCGTTAAAAGTACCCCACGCGCTTTCGCTCTTCCATTGCAGCTTCACTGACTTTGTCGTCGCCTCGAGTGGCGCCGCGTTCGGTGAGACGCACCTTCTCGATTTCTTCGACGACCTTTTCGACGGTATCCGCCGTGGACGGCACCGCAGCCGTCAGGTTCGCATCACCCATGGTGCGGTAGCGGACGCTGCGCACCTCGGACTTCTCGCCGTCCTTCAGCGTGATGAAGTCGTTGACGGCGAAGAGCATGCCGTCACGGTCGACGACTTCACGTTCCTTGGCGTAGTAGAGGTCGGGGACCGCGACGTTGGCCTCGGCGATATACGTCCAGATATCCAGTTCCGTCCAGTTGGACAGCGGAAAGACACGGATACTCTCCCCAGGGAAGACGCGGCCGTTGTAGAGACTCCAGATTTCGGGACGTTGACTCTTCGGGTCCCATTGGCTGAACTCGTCACGGAATGAGAAGACACGTTCCTTGGCTCGTGCCTTTTCCTCGTCACGGCGGGCGCCGCCGAACATGGCATCGAAGCCGTGCTTCTCCGCGGCTTCAAGCAAAACAGGGGTCTGGATCTGGTTGCGCGATCCACCCGGGGGCTCCTTGACCAGGCCGCGTTCGATAGCGTCCGGGACGCTTGCGACGATCAGCTCGGCACCGAGTTCAGCGATCTTGGCGTCGCGGAACGCGATGACCTCGGGAAAGTTCAGCCCCGTATCCACGTGCATCACCGGGAACGGTATCCGCGCCGGCGCGAATGCTTTCCGGGCCAGTTCCAACATCACGAGTGAGTCCTTACCGCCGGAGAACAGCAGGCAGGGCCGCTGCATCTCGGCTGCAACCTCACGCATGATGTGCAGGCTTTCAGCTTCGAGAGCCTTTATCTGGCTCAAAGTCTTACTAGTCAATCGTTATGCTCCTCATGGTTCATCGCCGCCAAGATTTCGGTAATTCGTGGCACTAGCGCCGGGCGGCAGATAAACAGATCCGGCAGCCAAGGGTCCGCTCGATTGTATATCAGGTCCGTCCCGTCGAGCCGCGACGCGTGCAGACCATGCGCACGTGCCACCGCAACCGGGGCTGCAGAGTCCCATTCATATTGGCCGCCGGCATGGATATACGCGTCGGTTTCACCGGTGATGACCGACATTGTTTTGACGCCAGCCGATCCCATGCGCACCAAGTCAACGTCGTACGCGCCGACAATGTCGTCGATGAGTTTCGGTGGGTGCGACCTGCTTGCCGCCAGCTTCAGCGTCCCGCCATCGACTCCGCCAGTCCGTTGACCCGGCTCACTTGGCAAGTCGAAACCCGAAGTATCGAACACCTGCCCACGGCCCGGCAACGCAACGGCGCCCGCGATCAGCCCGTCGGCCTTGGACCACAACGCGACGTGCACCGCCCAATCGTCGCGCCATACGCCGTCGCTGCGCTCGGAAAACTCCCGCGTGCCGTCAAGCGGGTCGACAATCCAAACCCGGTCGGCGGAGAGCCGCTCGTTCGAGTCCGCGCCCTCTTCAGAAAGGACGGCGTCGTCCGGCCGAAAACCGGCAAGCTGCTTCATCAGAAATTCGTGCGAGCGGGCATCGCCACTGTCCTTGAGCGTGCGCGGCTCGTAGTCGGCACCTCCAATGTCCGAACGCAATCCGTTCAATAATTCGCCGGCTTCGCACGCCAGCTGCGAGGCCAGCGCACGATCCGATGTTTTCCCATCATTCATTTGATTGGTTTCGACCGTCCTGTCTTCAACTTATGCTTCAGGCGTGCGGCTACAGCTCTGGTCAGCTCT
It encodes the following:
- a CDS encoding CDP-glycerol glycerophosphotransferase family protein, encoding MKIPRIGALVRQIRRTVNWLLGGFLPAPLSSRALLATAGVAAVVLLAWGDTIAGLVVGLVLSAGVWFSEAVDAVGKSNDSIARHSPLSMSYAVLLCLGFGGLYAQRASSGASLEWVCMGLLGLCGWLVNAQPRFLDVKQIETAHVPNVPRPSDRPRLSVRGLIRVLWVSVAVAGILAATEVTPLWVCIPVLITVVIVGANLFGAWRYAYSRRYGVIRAVNALKPEFVIPTGGGTPLQIEMWERYLRTLGKPYLILPTRPIALKRLAATIDAPIVRPAGRSISEAQAVTPSSVRVAFFVQNSSDNDLFIANKQLTSVWLHHGDSDKPVTYTKRNKKYDHLFVAGQAAIDRYKDHGVDIPDDKFHIIGRPQTSTINHDTTRISSKATPQVLYAPTWRGETTRFSSLPRGMEIVSALLERGASVIFRPHPASQYYWYHRELVSEINALLEADHLKTGRKHMWGEISAASQMPFDRAANLSDAMVSDVSGVVTDYMQSGKPYAIVSKDLPADQFRREYPTAQAAYIIDNDPDTLSTALDEMLGDDPLSEFRDSRRQYFLGEYEGVKAVERFLGESSKLMI
- a CDS encoding bifunctional cytidylyltransferase/SDR family oxidoreductase: MAKTRNVAVILAGGVGNRVGLSIPKQLIKIAGRPIMEHTLAIVDDHPLIDDVIVMMTPGYLDNVREIVRKNDFGKVSQILEGAASRNDTTQAALAALGDDDCNVILHDAVRPLLSPRIISDVIEALEFRQAVDVAIPSADTIIEVDDQVDPNYPVIKDVPPRANLRRGQTPQAFKLSAIRAAYELANADPRFVATDDCTVVLRYTPDVPVAVVLGDDRNMKVTEPIDIYIADKLFQLTSAGDGIDRSEQDYRDALTGKTMAIFGGSYGIGADIARLAEKYGATVKCFSRSSTNTHINKRDDLIKARDEVLAETGRVDFVVNTAGVLPLGALSETSDDTIYEATEINYIGPVLLAQTFYPQLKESEGALLLFTSSSYTRGRSGYSLYSSAKAATVNLTQALADEWSADKVRVNCINPERTGTPMRTKAFGDEDPASLLDSETVAHASLDIMLASKTGHVIDVRKDDPLVGHAEGSG
- the cysN gene encoding sulfate adenylyltransferase subunit CysN, yielding MSDLLRFATAGSVDDGKSTLIGRLLFDSKTLFNDQLESVEGVSRRRGDEYTNLALLTDGLKAEREQGITIDVAYRYFATPKRKFIIADTPGHVQYTRNMVTGASTANAALIIVDVRNGVSEQSRRHAFLATLLGVPHIVVCVNKMDLVDYSEEEYEKVRRDFSDFATRLNIQDLTFVPVSALKGDNVVNSSENMPWYDGAPLLSQLEQLFVASDRNMQDVRFPVQYVIRPQTSNGMDYRGYAGTVSSGVMKPGDPVLVLPSGFETKIKAIDSADGELDEAYPPMSVTVRLEDDIDISRGDMICRPQNTPETTQDIDARICWMDEKQPLNEGHKYAIKQTTRWARAIVKDVMYRVDINSLHRDESVNELKLNEIGRVKLRTTQPFFTDPYVQNPETGSFILVDESTNRTVAAGMIGTPKHGY
- the cysD gene encoding sulfate adenylyltransferase subunit CysD, encoding MREVAAEMQRPCLLFSGGKDSLVMLELARKAFAPARIPFPVMHVDTGLNFPEVIAFRDAKIAELGAELIVASVPDAIERGLVKEPPGGSRNQIQTPVLLEAAEKHGFDAMFGGARRDEEKARAKERVFSFRDEFSQWDPKSQRPEIWSLYNGRVFPGESIRVFPLSNWTELDIWTYIAEANVAVPDLYYAKEREVVDRDGMLFAVNDFITLKDGEKSEVRSVRYRTMGDANLTAAVPSTADTVEKVVEEIEKVRLTERGATRGDDKVSEAAMEERKRVGYF
- a CDS encoding inositol monophosphatase family protein; translated protein: MNDGKTSDRALASQLACEAGELLNGLRSDIGGADYEPRTLKDSGDARSHEFLMKQLAGFRPDDAVLSEEGADSNERLSADRVWIVDPLDGTREFSERSDGVWRDDWAVHVALWSKADGLIAGAVALPGRGQVFDTSGFDLPSEPGQRTGGVDGGTLKLAASRSHPPKLIDDIVGAYDVDLVRMGSAGVKTMSVITGETDAYIHAGGQYEWDSAAPVAVARAHGLHASRLDGTDLIYNRADPWLPDLFICRPALVPRITEILAAMNHEEHND